Within Gymnogyps californianus isolate 813 chromosome 27, ASM1813914v2, whole genome shotgun sequence, the genomic segment ttttttttaaagtatcgTCATTATTTTCCATCGAGAAATAGCTCTCTGAGTATCAGCAACTACTAGTCCCACGTTGAGAAAGGACAAAGTCTGGAATGAACTCTCCTGaacagaagatggaagaagGTGGTTTTAAACTCTTGGCTGGCTCAGTTGTGGGGCCAGACACACAGAAAGCTCAGCTTTGTTTAGTGAGCGGTGTGAGTTCTTCCTGTTACACGCCTTAAAAGGGAAGTTCTGACTGAGGTAGCGGTTTAGCTGTGAGTCATGCAAGTGAAATGTTAAGTCTGTTTCTTAGACAAAAGCAAATCCAAATTCCTAAAAGTGGTCTCACCCCTGAGTCCCAGAGAGCTTTGTCTTTGCTAGCTGgaagcaacaaaaagaaatgggaagacTTCTTTCCAGTCTTCTTAATCAAAAAGTCTCTCTGCTGAATTGCCTAATAAGTAATTACGGGGACTGGAGTAGGGAGTGACATGCAGAAAAAGGTCCAGGAAACACCTTTGTAATTACACTCCGTTTGTTACCATGGAGATCTCAGGAAATGGCAGTTTTGGTGTTTGGCAGTTTTGGTGTTTGGCAGTTGAACAGCAGGTTCTGCACCTGAgaagttttttgtcttttccaatTCATCTTCCACGAGGGGCTGACCTTTCTCTCCTGAGCCATATATATCTTTGTATATCCCTCCCTCAGTAAAATCTACTGTGTGGTGAATATGTGTACAAGTATTAGCTTGAAGAATGCTCAGTCCTAGTAAGTCACAAGATgctgaatattaaaaatctagaaaatatAGAATATGAACAGCCAGCATAGTCAGCAGCAAATCCCACATATCTGGCATCACAGACCTGGCAAAGGCATACTAATTATAATTGTTTTACTGCTGTTGAGCAGAATGTGTTCCTCAGCAGCCATCCTTGGCGCAAGAAAGGTACTGGGGCAAGAAggatggaggggaggaaaaggatCATAATAGCTGGGATAGATATCTGGCCGATACATAGTGACTGGATAGTGATGCGCCAATGAatgggcagcaggcaggagttTGCCTTCTCCAAGCAGACTGCATCTGTGTGGCAGAGTAGCTAGATGCTCTGCACTTGTATATTgatagtttgttttttcattttcctagcAATCATTGCAAACTGTCATTTGTAGGGCTTTCTAGTCTAGGTTACACAAGGCCTGCTAACAGTAAATGCCAGCAGCTCTGTTAACCCTAAAGATCTGggtcagattttaaaataatgtttaaattgGTAATTGAGAATACTAAACGTTCTCATTAAAAGTTTCTGTAGTCAAAGCTGGGAGCAAGGCTCACTGTGCCCTCTAGTGTGTACAGTCTGCAGCTCCACTGTCCCCTCATAACGGCATGAGGGAAGTGAAGCTGTTTTTTCTAGCAGTGGATTGGCATGGCAGATTTCTGCATGTCCTCCATGTTGCCCACACAAGACAAAGACTAGAATTACAAGGCACTGCACTGAGCCTGTTGTACTTTGGCTGACATGGTACCCAGAGACAAGGCACAAACACAGTAGTTGTGGTCTGATGGCAACTGACACCGCACATGAACGGATGTATTGCCTCAGCACAGATCAAGCATGTAAGTTTAcaagtgaggaaagaaaaatcctgtgcTCTGGTTTCCTTTTGTCCTAGATAAAGCCcgtacaaaaaaaccctgctgaaTGTGAGTATTTCTAGCAGTTTTACAGATGGCAGAGATGACTGCTATTCCCCTTACCTCTACAGTCTTTGTCCTTTCAAGTTCTGAACATACCTAGAGTCCTAGATCTTTAACTATGTATGGGGCTATACTGATATCTCCCATGTTCTGTACTTGTCTCAGGCCTGGTCCTTGCTGGCAGTCTCATCCCCAGATTGCTTCATTATCCTCTTAATGTGTTTAGTCTGATGATCCACtatttgctgttctttctttaTGTCATTAAATTTGTCTACACACAGATAACTCCTTGTGCCAGTAGCCTCAAGTCCATTCAGCAATGCAGTCCCAGGAAGAGGTTGGCTACGGTGTCTGAGCAGTCCCCTGAACGATTCAGTAACTGCATAACACTTAACTGCGAATGTCCAGAACATGAAGGCAATGCAGTGTTGCcactggctgctgcagagccacTGATTCTGCCTATTGAAATAAGGTGGTGGGAGGGTATCTTGCAGTTCAGATGAGGGCAGCATGCATCGTGAGATGCTGTTTGTAGGCCATGCATGCAAGGTTCTTGGGCTCTAAGTCTTACACACTCTACTCCTTTCATACAGAGTCacctttttttaacatctgatGTCATTTGTCTGGTTCTGTGATTCCATCCATTTTCAGGCAACTCTTCTCCAAGTCTTCTGATTATAATGCACTGATAACATTAGCCTTTAAAAGCTGCTGATATCTCATATTCTGACACTTGCACCAGtatgttggaggaaaaaaaatgtaaagtaatGACGCTGGAGTATGCCTGCCCAGCAGGCAGTAAAGCAGCTACTTACTGTTGAAGGAAGATGCCACGCTCCAAATCACTGAACTGTAGACAAGCTTCCATTCTCTGCAGTGACCAAGCTCAGGACTATTGCTGAGCTTATGACCTCCCCCAGGCTGTTCTTCCCACTCATTATTTTGCCAGAGGGTGCAAATCCATTGTTTCATTCACTTCCTCTAGCAGCTCTCAAGGGGTTCCCCCAATCATCCTCTTCTTTCCAATAGCAGTCAGCTTTTTCCCCAGCCAAATCATTGATTTCAGGGGAACATCACACTGTAGTGCCTGTACCTTTCCTGAAGATCTTCAAATGTCCTTTTTTATGTACTGCCAGGCAACTGATAGAGCATAGCTGCCAGGTTGCTTTTTAAGTTCCACCCCTACCTAGCAGTACAGCACATTTCCAGCCCCAGGTTTCACAGATATAAGCCCTCTAGcaatgttggatttttttcgCCTTACATTCCTCACTGAAGAGTTGTTAGGTGGTTCTGGATGGTATGGTGTGTGTTCTTCCTGGACTGAGCTGCCTTTGGGACAGGGAACTTGGGAAGTAGAAGTCTTCTCATTTGTCTTCATGAGATTGTCCAAGAATTCTAAAGAAATCATTGGTCTCCTTTTGTGGCGAGAGAAACTTTTCTGTGTAACAGGTGTTCTTTGTGAGAGACAGCGACCATTCTTACTTACAAATGTGTGGTTTTGACAAAATAGGTAGCAGACTTTGGGAGGAGAAACCTTCTTAAATTCTTGTCTGATTCTGATTTTTCATAGGACTCTATGTATTGGTGGGAGCAGGGGCTCTCATGACCACAGTTGGATTTTTTGGGTGCTGTGGAGCAGCGCGGGAGTCTCAGTGCTTACTTGGAGCAGTAAGTAAAAGGTTTCAAGGGCCTGGGCTGCGCAGGAAAATCATTCACAAGCATATGCTTTGTGTCATTAGTGGAAAGATCTTTACTGTCCAAGACCTGAAATGTCTTATGTCCTTTTACTGGCTAATCTAGCATCTCTAGCCACCGTGCTATTGTAGAGCTTCCAGACATGAAGAAGTTCCATTGCTTGTCTCATATGATATATTTCCTGGAATTaccttctgtcttttctgaagcTACCATCTGAGCCACATCTTTGCCATTTCCACCTTTGTTTCCATATTACAAGAAATCTGACTTGACACCCTTGTTACGGACCCTGCTTACCAGCTTTCTTTCAGTTACTGTGTGGGCTGTTGAGGCCTGGGCAAGGATGAGGGACTGACTGGCAGTCCATATAAAGCAGAATTGTGCAAGGCATATTAATATAAgattctcttcttcctctgcagttctttgcttgcttgttgGTGATATTTGCAGCTGAGGTCACTGCTGGAGTATTTGCCTTTATAGGCAAGAAAGTGGTAAGTAGCAAGCAACGTCTAATGTAATAATGGGGCAGTTATGGATTCCAATGCCAACTGACCTACAGTCTGGCTCTTGCATAGGAAAACTTTCCAGGAGACTTTTCCCAGGAAGACTCTCTGACATTCTTATCTGGAGTCAGTGAGAGCTCGTGTTATCACAAGTCCAGAATGGGATGCAGTTTTTGCCCCCCTCTATTAAAGAAAATCCGTAGGTGTGGTTCAACCTTATATCCACAAGGAACATCAAGTAGAAATATATGATAAGAGGGTATTGCTTGGGAAAAGGGCAAATTCAAGCACTGAACTTCAACTGTGTTCAACCAAAACACAGAATACAGCATATGTACATTCTGAGCCATGCAGAGTCCCTCTGAATGCCATCAGGCCACAAAACCTCCTGTCTTTCCAATCATGGTACCTCAGTTTACCAGGCATAATTTTCTGCTCTGGAGATTGATGACACAAGCTGGAAGTCTGCACTGGATTGGGGGTAAGACTTTTTTGCCACTCACTTGGAAAGTCTGATTTCTGCAGGCAATACAGGAAGCCCAGAAAATCTATGAAGACATTTATGATGACTATATGAAAAACCCAGGGGGGAAGGTCAATGGGACTATCTATCGCTACCACTTGGCTGTGAGTAGTCCTCCTGAACTTTAATACCTTGCACTACTACTCTACTGTCACATTACcctttaaaattcagaatgcCTCCCACTGAGGTATGAAAGAATAGAACTGAGTGTTACTTAAAATGGAGCCAGAGGCTCACAACCCGATGTCCTGATGGGTCTGTCAGAATTCTGGTTTTCAGATCCCAAGTGATCCCTACCTTTGAAAGTGAAAATGGCCAGGCTTTTAAATTTCAGCTGATGCTTCTGGTCCTTGTTGTACAGAAGATATGACTATTATGGCCATTTTGGATATTAAAATCCAAGGATAATACtcacaaatgcagaaagagGTAGAAAGGTCTGAATCGCTCTGCATTTGTCAGAGGAAAAACTGTGAACCGTGTCCCAGGACCTACAATGTGGCAGATCCTGTCACTGACTGAACCAAGTAGGTAAAGAACCAAAAGCACATGTGTGACTGAGTTCAGGCCACCCAAAAAGTTAGTGTCTGAATCAGAATTAGAACCTGTGACTTCCTGAATCCTATTTGTGTCCATCCTGTAGCTACACTGCCTCCCACAGAGCTCAAGCCCAAGCTTTGTTGCTCCTTACAGCATTCCCACGTTCTTTAGAACAAACATTTCACAACCTCAGACCCTTTTGTCCTTCTCCCATAGCTGTTATTTCTGACCCAAAGAGGAATTCCAAGCATTTTGTGGGAGACaggcaaacaggaaaaacaaaccctcTGAAACACTCTGATTTATTACTGTCTCCAAACTCAGCACTATGTTTTGTCAGAAATAAAGATACTAGCATTCTCTGTTGTAGCTTTTGTATGTTGCCCATAATTCTCTATGCGCTATTTgaactttctgctttctccctttAACAACTCCTGTTTCCGTGTAAGCCAGGgatctgcttttccaaaatccacttgtttgcttttttatgaGATACTGTGATAAAAATCCCTTCTGGATGTTGTTGTTAATACAAATTTGTCTGTTTGCTATGGCTTCAGACAATTGAAACTGATTTTTGAGAATTCTGGCCCACGCTGTTGGAACTCTACCAGAGGTAGCAGTTAAGATAGGGAATAAATTTATGACTTGATctgtattgtttcttttttttagatatttattGTCTCACTTTCAGTATGAAAGTAGTAACTCACTTTCAGTATGAAACAAGTCTATGGTTTCCCCTTCTTTGAttcttcatctctctctctctcatgtaGCTCCAATGCTGTGGTAAAGATAATATGGAACAACAAATGGGATTACCCTGTCCAGAGAATATCCAGATGCCAAAGGCAAGTGTCCTCTGTTCTGGTTGTTCTAATCACTTCTTCATGTCAATTGTTTAGTAAAATTGGAGACATTCTATaagtaaaagaaaggaagaacttCCTTTTTACCTTGCAAATTCCAGCATGAAATTCCATATGAAATGGAGCAGAGTGGAGGCAGAAATAAGTTGGAGGTCATGTTGAACATGTCCAGCCCTCATTTCTGAAGCCTGCTTGTAGCATCCCATGGTAACTGAGACAATATTACatcatctgaaaagaaaaatgggaaggaCGTAGCGGAACAGGAGTCCTAAATGAAAAGCCCCGTGAAGGCTGAATTTTGGCAAGTGCCTGCCTTAATCAGGCATAGAGACTCCTGACTAGAAACTTTGTTGGTGTTAAGAAGGATActgttatttctgtcttttgtggAATCTGCTTGTGAGTACAATGTCAATCTGAAGGGCCAAACTTCCTGATTTAGCATGGCCTATCATATAAAGGGTTTTAAATTTAGGGAAAACTGATTATAAGAAAATGACTTGTATGTGTCAGCCTGTACAGGCAAGAGGTACAGATGTCTCACTAGAAAAGGGAATATGCTGTGAAAATTGTCCAACAAAACACAAGGCATAGATGCAAGAATTAGGACAGTGACTGCaatgatatttttcatgtttatctGTTGTTTAGTGAGAACAGCTGATGGAGTTGGTTGGAGTATATTTTTCTAGGAGTAAAAAtctttcaattttgtttttaatagaactGCCTGGTTGAAATCCAGAATGTAATTGATGCTAATCTGCACTTAGTTGGAATTGTTGGAATTGCAATTGCTGGCATCGCAGTGAGTAAATCCATATTCTCACTCTCAAATTTATATTTGAGCCCAGTACCCCGTCCCTTACTCAAAGCTTTGTGGAAGGTGTTTTGCAGCGACTGGTGAGATTCCTCAAAGGTGCAGctatttttatcactttcagTGCATCGTCTCTCTGGGAATTGCCCACATTGGCGCAAGCAGACTTGCATGACTTTGTTTTACCAGTTCATTTTGTGTCCTTAGACAGGGTCCAAAGTATCTAATGGTAATCTTATTTTGTTGTAATAGTAGGAAAGTGGAGTGCACACGaaccaaactgaaaagcaaaaggcCGTAGCAGCATTTCGTCTATTCCAAAACAACTGCAGACTGATGCTTTAGGCCCTTTGAGGATCTATTCCTTAGATTTCATAAGGAATAGAGAGTACCTACCCTTTGTATAGAAATGGCTTTCCGGGAAAATGCTGGCTGCAGCATTGGTTCACTGTGAAGGATAGTTTATAAACAGATTTTCTAGGTCACCGATCCAGTGATCggtatgtattttgttaaaGGAACAGGATTTAAACTGCATAGTTTTCAGAACAGCATCTCTTTCCTAAACGCATAGCACCTAGGTACAGGTAGCTGTTTCATTGAATTGTGTCATCAAAGCGTCGATAACTTTCCTTACAGTCCACCTTCTCCCACAAGTGTGTATTGTTGTATTCCCAAGGTCTGCTCCTTCATGACAGAGCTGTGACCAATAGATGTCACCCTGCTGCAAGGATATGGCAGGAGAGGGTAGTCTGTATCAAACACAAGCTTtaacagaaagcattttccagCACACGTGTGCCATGACTTCCTTCAGACTCAGAAACCAGCAGCAGTCTGAAGCAGCATGAGGAGCCAGAATATTAGTAAAGAAATACACTTCTGGCTGCTCTGAAGAGCAGGAGGTTCATGGACTTACGTGGACACTTAAAAGCAGATGAAGGGTTTATGTATGTAATAGAAACCATGGCATGGGTAAGGGGGATTAAACAATCCTGTGATTTGTATAAAACGTGAAGGTGTActcaaaaatacagcaaagcaaCATGGGTGGGACGGAGTTCCAATAACCTCATTGCTCAACAAGGATACACTAGAAATATGAACATCCCTTCTATGGCTTCCCACCTCAGATACAGCAGAAGTTATGAAATGATAACCTCTTTAGCAGCAGAAACATGTCtgtacatttttctgtgcttgtttctGACACTTCATGAGGTGTAACTGGTCAGCTGTCTCCTTATTCCTTAGGAAGGTGTGTGGGGAGGGGATATGAGCTCAGTGGTTTAACTGCCTGATAGTACTGCTCATCTGCCATCATTAGCAATGAAGCCTCAGGAGATAGCTGGTAACTGCTTTGGAGAATCAACCTGtggcaaaaaagaaatttctggaGACTCTGGCAACGCCCactgttctctgcttttaacTTTCCCTCTAGTTAACTAGTTCCCTAACACGAATAGAGTGTTATATTTAATGTGTAGTCTGGTCTTGAGTAGTAACTGTTAAGAGCTTAGCTTTCTCTGTAAAACTGCAATGCTCAGCACCAGTTCCAGAGACCCGGTTCCTCTGGAATCATTCTCTGCTCTTACTCAGATGTGTATACAATATTCCATGTAGAAGCATTCTGAAACTCAGAACCTTTTGGTGCAATACTAGGCATAATACCAATAGTCACAGTTATTGATGTTAGTGAAATTTACgttaataatattaatatttggGGCTGTTATGCTGGCCTTAACATTTAGAACAAAGAACAGTGAAACTAGTGTGAGCAGATAAAATCTTGGCTTTGAGTATCAGTGAAATCTTTTATGTTAATTGTGTGATGTCTTGGGGTTTGTAGATGGAAGCAGTCACTTGCTACTCTGCCATACAAACCTTCAGATTGTTCTGATGTGCAGACTATTTTATAACTGTTTTGTAAGTGGATTCCTAAATTGCATCCCTTCTCTTCTAGATCTTTGGCATGATATTCAGCATGGTTCTGTGCTGTGCGATCCGTAACACAAGAGACATGATCTAAAACTTTCACTGCACAACTATGTCCCAGGAGTTCCAGACTAAGCTTTACAAGAAGTGCTCTTCTACCCAATTTAATAAttgtaatgcattttaattagtGTTTTAACATACTGAGAGGAAACTATCCCATTAGGTGAGCAGGTGAATTGTATTAGTTGCAGTAAAACCgaaatgaacaaaaaaggggtttaaaatgtcctttttaatgaaaaaagcaaaggtgcATCTAAGactaatttgatttttaatgtttgtataTGTGCAATTAAGAGTTTACACATCTATAGACATTGTGTAAGCACATGCATATCTCTCCTTACAAACATATATGCACATGAGCAGGTACCTGTATATGCAGTACCTTGTTTAGGTAAGTATGTGCAAATGGAATAtgttgtgtgtgcatgtttgcaTGCATATTCTTCCAAAGTCTCACTATGCAAGAGTGTACACACATGCATAGGTATACAGTGCTTGAAACCCTTTCATATTGAGCCCGTTTGCCAAGAATTAGCAGAGGAAtgaatgccatttttaaaagtaagaccTGTGATCCATTTTGTAACTGTTCTTTCCAAAGCCCATACAGAGTAGAATTAATAAAATTggactttattaaaaaaaaattaatgcctAAGGGCTGCTCCAGCAAACTTTAATTCATGTGAGTAGACCCCTTGACTTCACTGTCATGcagagactggattttttttttttttaggactgGACCCTTCatgcaaatgcagaaagctCTGGGGGAGGAAACATGTCCAAGGAGATCCAGGCtaaaggaagagggggaaagaggTGGGAAGCTGGCAAGATAACACAGTCATTTGGGAGCAATTGCAGTGCAAAGTGTGCTTAAGCTTCCCAAGCTAGCctgagacacacacacacaaaaaaaaaatctatgagtTAAAGGGGCCACTAAAATCTTTATTCAGAAGTCCCTTTATCCTGCAAGACTCTATATGGTATATATACTGGTGCAGGAGTGGAGCCTAtatccagaaaagcagcagctttatCAGATACTCTATAGAATCTAACTGGCCTGTGGAAGCCAACCGAAGAGTGAAAATGGTCAGGGAAAGACACGCAGCACTTTAATAtcctctgtttctgcttctgtgacTATCACAGCTTCCATGGGGCTCTTACCTCAACCTCTCACCCTTTCTTGCGGGTGtaaggcaggaaagaaagatgggACATTTTTACAGAGCCATAAAGTAAACTTTTACTGGCACCTTTAGATTGCATGTCAGGTATAAAAATTACACTGTGTGCTTGAAATACCTCAGGGCTTGCGTTTACATCGTttgtttctatatttttatttttctatttgtcaTATTTATTCATAAGAGAatgttccttttaaaacagCCTAGAAGGGAGAAAGTTTGTTCccagaaggggaaaataaattacatcaAAGGCTCAGAATCTCTTAATTTTTGGCTTACTTGAGATAATTCACCATTTCAGAGAACAGCTTTTTGCTAACTATATCCACATAGAGCTCTGTCTCTCTGATGATCACAAGTTCAGATTTCTGATGCAGTTGTTCCATACATGATGGGGAAAAGTTCAGCTAAACTACGTATCTCATTGAAATGGTCCATGATGTCTAAGAGGACTTGGCATTTACAAGTCATGGGGTCTTTATTCCACTGAAACACGATGGAAAGAAATGGGATTTCAGAAAATGTGTGCATTCTagtgtgcatgtttgtgtggAATATGCATCCCTCATGATATTTATCTCTCATTTCCCAAAGAAACTCAAACTCCCATCACTTTTCTGTTACTTCAGGATTGGAAATAGTGTTGCTGTTCCATGTATCATCTGATTTAATTGACACATCCTACTGTCTTTTACATAGATATCTCTTTTCAAATTGTTCAGCCGCAAACTGTGACACTGAGACAGCTGTGCACTAAATGCTGGGTATGCAGCAGGCACTGCCAACAGTTTCTGGGCCTAGCTTCAGGTACCCAGCTGACAGGGAGACGTTATAGCGTACGCCCAAGAAGAGTTAGGCTTGTATCACTCTGTTCGCAGCTGATTAGCTATGGATGCCATGTAAAAGTAGGGCCTGGGACCTTATTCTGCAAGCATCAGACCAGCAAATAGGGCCCCGATCTGCTGTCTGCTCCTAAGAAAGGCTCAACTGGGATAATAGATAATGGGACAGTATGTAACTGGGGTGTTTTCTCCCAAGGTAATGctgacagaaggaagaaacctGTGTATAGTGTCATTTTTGCCATTCAGAGCAAGACAGCTTTCCAGGAAAACCAGTAAAAATAGCACAATAGGAAAGCCAGTGGTTCAGGTTCCAAGATTATTGCCCTACAGGGATAGAAATTTATTGCAACATAAAGCTATTTCCTTCTGTTACGCTCCCCCTCGTAACgacagtattttatttactttaaacaCATCTACATATAATTGGGTTTAATTCCTCAAATTTGTAGCACCAGAATGTAATGATAGGACCAGAGTTTacttctttatttgtttactgTTTCTTGAGTAAGTTGGAAGATGCCCACTCCTGCTTTTGAGATGCACTGAATAAAAAGGCAGCTTGCAGAAACTTCTGTTGCTTCCCCAGCCCCCCACTCCCCCAGAAGTACAAAAACATCTAAGTGCCTTATGAAAACAGGGAAGAGTGGTACAAAGAAACCTTCTATAAATTCAGACTTGAACAACCAACTTTCTGCTgaagtgttttgggtttgtgatttttttttcttcctctgaacagtgcatttgtttttctgagcatAATTACTGCTTATACTCTAGGGTTTACTGCTATTTAGGTATACAGGATACTTGCACTGCATATCAGGAACAGAATAATACCAATAAGACCACGTTTA encodes:
- the TSPAN2 gene encoding tetraspanin-2 isoform X1, with amino-acid sequence MGTVREGMRCIKILLFIFNLTFWLAGLAVIAFGLWLRFGGVMANFASDKKSPEYFFMGLYVLVGAGALMTTVGFFGCCGAARESQCLLGAFFACLLVIFAAEVTAGVFAFIGKKVAIQEAQKIYEDIYDDYMKNPGGKVNGTIYRYHLALQCCGKDNMEQQMGLPCPENIQMPKNCLVEIQNVIDANLHLVGIVGIAIAGIAIFGMIFSMVLCCAIRNTRDMI
- the TSPAN2 gene encoding tetraspanin-2 isoform X2, which translates into the protein MGTVREGMRCIKILLFIFNLTFWLAGLAVIAFGLWLRFGGVMANFASDKKSPEYFFMGLYVLVGAGALMTTVGFFGCCGAARESQCLLGAFFACLLVIFAAEVTAGVFAFIGKKVAIQEAQKIYEDIYDDYMKNPGGKVNGTIYRYHLALQCCGKDNMEQQMGLPCPENIQMPKIFGMIFSMVLCCAIRNTRDMI